In Montipora foliosa isolate CH-2021 chromosome 13, ASM3666993v2, whole genome shotgun sequence, one DNA window encodes the following:
- the LOC137982753 gene encoding uncharacterized protein → MADADVTPHKKHKKDKHKSRDEESGSSKKARKIESELVDLDSANHVGETQHEGDFHLKPTSKTEALDTSKWPLLLKNYDKLNVRTGHFTPLPNGCSPLKREIKDYISSGFINLDKPANPSSHEVVAWIKRILRVEKTGHSGTLDPKVTGCLIVCIERATRLVKSQQGAGKEYVCIVRLHESIKKEEELAKTIETLTGALFQRPPLISAVKRQLRIRTIYESKLLEYDSERHLGVFWVSCEAGTYIRTLCVHIGLLMGIGAHMQELRRVRSGIQSENDNMATMHDILDAQWMYDNYKDESYLRRSIKPLEALLTSHKRLVVKDSAVNAICYGAKLMIPGLLRYESGIEMNEEIVIMTTKGEAIALGIALMTTAVMAACDHGLVAKIKRVIMERDTYPRKWGLGPKALQKKQLIAAGKLDKYGKPNDSTPKKWIEEHPDLREKKTPVSSVEPEVEEMKDDHVTPGSPVTPGVPVTPQEAEEGKKRKREIVPSDDEAPSKQEKKKSKKDKKRSKEKEKEKESSDEEKKERKKKKKKKEKEKEKAKESDSSEQ, encoded by the exons ATGGCGGACGCTG atgTAACGCCACACAAGAAACACAAGAAGGATAAACATAAGTCTCGAGACGAGGAATCAG GCTCCTCAAAGAAAGCAAGGAAGATTGAAAGCGAGTTGGTTGATCTTGACTCTGCAAACCATGTAGGG GAGACCCAACATGAAGGAGACTTTCACTTAAAGCCTACATCCAAGACTGAGGCATTAGACACTTCAAAATGGCCTCTTCTTTTGAAG AACTATGACAAGTTGAATGTTAGAACTGGTCATTTTACCCCATTACCGAACGGATGCTCTCCTCTAAAAAGGGAAATCAAGGATTACATTTC GAGTGGCTTCATCAACCTAGACAAGCCGGCAAATCCATCATCTCATGAG GTGGTTGCATGGATCAAAAGAATTCTACGAGTGGAGAAGACTGGCCACAGTGGAACACTTGATCCAAAGGTGACAGGCTGTCTTATAGTATGCATCGAGAGAGCAACAAGGCTTGTGAAATCACAGCAGGGTGCAG GAAAAGAGTACGTCTGTATTGTAAGACTTCATGAATCGatcaaaaaagaagaagaattagCAAAG ACAATAGAAACATTGACAGGAGCTTTGTTCCAAAGGCCTCCACTGATTTCTGCAGTGAAAAGACAGCTGAGAATAAGGACAATATATGAAAGCAAATTACTTGAATATGACTCTGAGCGTCATTTAG GTGTGTTTTGGGTGAGTTGTGAGGCGGGTACTTACATCAGAACCCTCTGTGTTCACATTGGCTTGTTGATGGGAATTGGTGCACACATGCAGGAGCTAAGAAGGGTCCGCTCAGGAATTCAATCTGAGAAT GATAACATGGCTACCATGCATGACATTCTTGATGCTCAATGGATGTATGACAACTACAAAGATG agTCATACCTTCGTCGCAGCATCAAACCACTAGAAGCATTGTTAACATCTCACAAACGACTTGTTGTCAAAGATAGTGCT GTTAATGCAATTTGTTATGGAGCCAAACTGATGATACCAGGTCTGTTGAGATACGAGTCTGGAATAGAAATGAATGAGGAAATTGTCATTATGACAACAAAGGGAGAAGCTATTGCTCTTG GCATTGCTCTTATGACAACTGCAGTAATGGCTGCTTGTGATCATGGCCTTGTTGCTAAGATTAAAAGAGTTATCATGGAAAGAGACACTTATCCCCGCAAGTGGGGCTTAGGACCTAAG GCTCTTCAAAAAAAGCAGTTAATAGCTGCGGGAAAACTGGACAAATATGGAAAACCCAATGACAGCACACCAAAGAAATGGATTGAAGAACATCCAGATCTCCG TGAAAAGAAAACTCCAGTCTCCTCAGTGGAGCCCGAAGTGGAGGAAATGAAGGATGATCACGTGACACCTGGTAGTCCTGTGACCCCTGGTGTTCCTGTGACCCCACAAGAAGCAGAAGAAGGAAAGAAG AGAAAGCGAGAAATCGTTCCAAGTGATGACGAAGCGCCAAGCAAACAGGAgaaaaagaaatccaaaaaagacaaaaagagatccaaagaaaaggagaaagagaaagaaagctcGGACGAG gaaaaaaaggaaagaaagaagaagaaaaagaaaaaagaaaaggagaaagagAAAGCCAAAGAATCTGACTCATCTGAACAATAA
- the LOC137982752 gene encoding uncharacterized protein isoform X1, translating to MEFRFFFRWMFSAARKLRKTRFIFSFLMLMILWLFYYYLLNRAEYSSLLDRVSVVLDHRERGIKLALSRLVASKLQHDSFRERMSEIDAYNQNRELNSISYEGMENFPPDHNNEILKRVYPGLFQSEDSIADLLLKNATIEELRKRFCWDLFLTPSNKHSYGACEPHVPSIDACRLAHALYRTDPSLSECSPNEETICSFKTKMFSKTSEFTVKCDEQVCERLINQGKIYKGTLTYAVYTVDPEDGLLKFSRNFTELSELESQLPRIALLTAENKFNFMFVKCFDFRQPQPLVSQLISVPPAMSMSQHTSKLRAKNTINVNIVLLDSISRSHFYRSLPKTVGTLRRLAESSNHEPSEAKVFDFELFQAVHGHTTHNEHALFTGHLLPDFDPEQESPTVKAGILFGHFKRAGYQTMWQEDLCWMANWGLMTDFDAEDWKDLRFRLRENYVDSTGLTHSSCEILKSYDIDSPFNGPDGDQICFNGKLQHSYFFQYTADTLKTISKDRKARPLFSFTALNVGHDDIGRRTQSLDNDLAHYVATMATEQNTLTILLADHGNTYTEYTTSILEGRLEMFHPSLFIIVPQKVAALLGKEAMTALEVNQRRLLTMIDLHHSLLPLAGSISRFVKPVGIFTPISLNRTCNDVELKTPNFCVCEGWDSPTTNDSSKIAIVEFAVGELNNMIQTQFLHGANQRKKVHPVLRSCQRLRASWFANVRERISKSDGALITSLEVYFTAGNIVKHQEDVFHVEIKSKDMKIQNSLEMELVDFDRLTLYGKYRKCADVGVQLRLCICSESKDIIAPTRRLEKIPWKEYTTFLSQNPKASNIGESKCLFLIKRIHSEGQSIAIEVANSCKDDDFFLEISATYENLRLSRKLPFTISIPAGSIKFAFSARVETDYLSTNLEVTVIIRSPSVH from the exons ATGgaatttcgattttttttcagatGGATGTTTTCAGCAGCACGAAAACTTCGAAAAACAAGATTTATTTTCTCGTTTCTGATGCTTATGATCCTGTGGCTGTTCTACTACTACTTATTAAACAGAGCAGAGTATTCCTCTTTGCTTGATCGCGTCTCGGTTGTTCTTGATCACCGTGAAAGAGGGATTAAATTGGCTCTTAGTAGACTAGTAGCTTCAAAGTTACAACACGATTCATTTCGTGAGAGAATGTCTGAGATTGATGCCTACAATCAAAACAGAGAATTGAACTCCATAAGCTACGAAGGAATGGAAAATTTTCCACCTGATCACAACAATGAAATACTCAAGCGCGTGTATCCAGGTCTCTTTCAATCAGAAGATTCCATCGCCGATTTGCTATTAAAGAATGCAACAATTGAGGAACTGAGAAAGCGTTTCTGCTGGGATCTTTTTCTTACTCCTTCAAATAAGCATTCTTACGGGGCCTGCGAGCCACATGTGCCATCTATCGATGCTTGTAGACTCGCTCATGCGCTGTACCGAACCGATCCATCGTTATCGGAATGCAGTCCGAACGAGGAAACCATCTGCtcttttaaaactaaaatgttTTCGAAGACATCAGAGTTCACAGTTAAATGCGACGAACAAGTTTGCGAAAGACTTATAAACCAAGGTAAGATATACAAAGGAACACTGACTTATGCCGTTTATACTGTAGATCCTGAGGATGGCTTATTGAAATTCTCAAGGAACTTTACAGAACTTTCTGAACTCGAATCACAGTTGCCGCGAATCGCACTTCTTACAGCGGAAAATAAGTTTAATTTTATGTTCGTCAAATGCTTTGATTTTCGTCAACCTCAGCCGCTTGTATCACAACTTATCTCTGTTCCACCGGCCATGTCGATGAGTCAACACACATCTAAACTACGGGCTAAAAATACCATAAACGTAAATATAGTGCTATTAGACTCCATCTCTCGATCGCATTTTTATCGGTCTCTGCCGAAAACAGTCGGAACACTCCGGAGGCTGGCGGAGAGTTCGAACCACGAGCCCTCAGAGGCTAAAGTGTTTGATTTTGAGTTGTTTCAAGCCGTTCATGGGCATACGACTCATAATGAGCATGCTCTGTTTACCGGCCACCTTTTGCCTGATTTTGATCCAGAGCAGGAAAGTCCAACAGTGAAGGCGGGAATTCTGTTTGGTCACTTCAAAAGGGCTGGTTACCAGACCATGTGGCAAGAGGACCTTTGCTGGATGGCGAACTGGGGACTAATGACAGACTTCGACGCCGAAGATTGGAAAGATTTACGGTTTAGACTCCGTGAAAACTATGTGGACAGTACAG ggttaacccattcaaGCTGTGAAATATTAAAGTCGTATGATATAGATTCTCCCTTCAATGGACCTGACGGAGATCAAATATGCTTCAACGGAAAACTACAGCATAGCTACTTCTTTCAGTATACAGCAGACACGTTGAAGACCATAAGCAAAGACAGAAAGGCTCGTCCATTATTTTCTTTCACTGCTCTTAATGTTGGCCATGATGACATTGGGCGAAGGACCCAGTCCCTGGATAACGATCTTGCGCATTACGTGGCTACCATGGCAACCGAACAAAATACGCTGACTATTCTCCTTGCAGACCATGGTAACACTTATACCGAGTATACCACATCAATTCTGGAGGGTCGCCTTGAAATGTTTCATCCAAGCCTGTTTATCATTGTACCACAAAAGGTCGCAGCTCTTCTTGGAAAGGAGGCTATGACCGCGCTGGAAGTGAACCAGCGGAGATTGTTGACGATGATCGACTTGCACCATTCTCTATTGCCATTGGCTGGGTCCATATCGAGATTCGTCAAACCCGTAGGAATATTCACTCCGATATCGCTAAATCGAACGTGCAACGATGTCGAATTGAAAACTCCTAACTTTTGTGTATGTGAAGGCTGGGATAGCCCCACCACAAACGATTCTTCAAAAATCGCAATCGTGGAGTTTGCAGTTGGCGAGCTTAACAACATGATACAAACACAGTTTTTACACGGTGCAAACCAGAGAAAAAAGGTACATCCAGTTTTACGCTCTTGTCAAAGACTCCGTGCATCGTGGTTCGCAAACGTGCGCGAACGGATTTCGAAATCAGACGGTGCTCTTATTACAAGTTTAGAAGTCTATTTTACGGCTGGAAACATTGTAAAACACCAAGAAGACGTATTCCATGTAGAGATAAAGTCTAAAGATATGAAGATACAGAATTCACTGGAAATGGAGCTCGTTGATTTTGATAGATTAACATTGTATGGAAAGTACAGAAAATGCGCTGACGTTGGGGTACAACTTCGACTTTGCATATGTTCGGAGAGCAAAGACATTATTGCTCCAACCAGAAGATTGGAAAAGATTCCTTGGAAAGAATACACGACGTTTCTCTCGCAAAATCCAAAAGCCAGTAATATTGGTGAAAGCAAATGCTTGTTTCTAATAAAGCGGATTCACAGTGAAGGACAGAGTATCGCTATAGAAGTTGCTAATAGTTGTAAAGacgatgatttttttttagagaTATCGGCAACCTATGAGAACTTGAGACtttccagaaaacttcctttcaCAATTAGTATACCGGCAGGAAGCATTAAATTCGCATTTTCTGCTCGGGTTGAAACGGATTACTTGAGCACAAACTTAGAAGTCACTGTCATTATTAGGAGCCCGTCAGTTCATTGA
- the LOC137982752 gene encoding uncharacterized protein isoform X2 — protein sequence MEFRFFFRWMFSAARKLRKTRFIFSFLMLMILWLFYYYLLNRAEYSSLLDRVSVVLDHRERGIKLALSRLVASKLQHDSFRERMSEIDAYNQNRELNSISYEGMENFPPDHNNEILKRVYPGLFQSEDSIADLLLKNATIEELRKRFCWDLFLTPSNKHSYGACEPHVPSIDACRLAHALYRTDPSLSECSPNEETICSFKTKMFSKTSEFTVKCDEQVCERLINQEQESPTVKAGILFGHFKRAGYQTMWQEDLCWMANWGLMTDFDAEDWKDLRFRLRENYVDSTGLTHSSCEILKSYDIDSPFNGPDGDQICFNGKLQHSYFFQYTADTLKTISKDRKARPLFSFTALNVGHDDIGRRTQSLDNDLAHYVATMATEQNTLTILLADHGNTYTEYTTSILEGRLEMFHPSLFIIVPQKVAALLGKEAMTALEVNQRRLLTMIDLHHSLLPLAGSISRFVKPVGIFTPISLNRTCNDVELKTPNFCVCEGWDSPTTNDSSKIAIVEFAVGELNNMIQTQFLHGANQRKKVHPVLRSCQRLRASWFANVRERISKSDGALITSLEVYFTAGNIVKHQEDVFHVEIKSKDMKIQNSLEMELVDFDRLTLYGKYRKCADVGVQLRLCICSESKDIIAPTRRLEKIPWKEYTTFLSQNPKASNIGESKCLFLIKRIHSEGQSIAIEVANSCKDDDFFLEISATYENLRLSRKLPFTISIPAGSIKFAFSARVETDYLSTNLEVTVIIRSPSVH from the exons ATGgaatttcgattttttttcagatGGATGTTTTCAGCAGCACGAAAACTTCGAAAAACAAGATTTATTTTCTCGTTTCTGATGCTTATGATCCTGTGGCTGTTCTACTACTACTTATTAAACAGAGCAGAGTATTCCTCTTTGCTTGATCGCGTCTCGGTTGTTCTTGATCACCGTGAAAGAGGGATTAAATTGGCTCTTAGTAGACTAGTAGCTTCAAAGTTACAACACGATTCATTTCGTGAGAGAATGTCTGAGATTGATGCCTACAATCAAAACAGAGAATTGAACTCCATAAGCTACGAAGGAATGGAAAATTTTCCACCTGATCACAACAATGAAATACTCAAGCGCGTGTATCCAGGTCTCTTTCAATCAGAAGATTCCATCGCCGATTTGCTATTAAAGAATGCAACAATTGAGGAACTGAGAAAGCGTTTCTGCTGGGATCTTTTTCTTACTCCTTCAAATAAGCATTCTTACGGGGCCTGCGAGCCACATGTGCCATCTATCGATGCTTGTAGACTCGCTCATGCGCTGTACCGAACCGATCCATCGTTATCGGAATGCAGTCCGAACGAGGAAACCATCTGCtcttttaaaactaaaatgttTTCGAAGACATCAGAGTTCACAGTTAAATGCGACGAACAAGTTTGCGAAAGACTTATAAACCAAG AGCAGGAAAGTCCAACAGTGAAGGCGGGAATTCTGTTTGGTCACTTCAAAAGGGCTGGTTACCAGACCATGTGGCAAGAGGACCTTTGCTGGATGGCGAACTGGGGACTAATGACAGACTTCGACGCCGAAGATTGGAAAGATTTACGGTTTAGACTCCGTGAAAACTATGTGGACAGTACAG ggttaacccattcaaGCTGTGAAATATTAAAGTCGTATGATATAGATTCTCCCTTCAATGGACCTGACGGAGATCAAATATGCTTCAACGGAAAACTACAGCATAGCTACTTCTTTCAGTATACAGCAGACACGTTGAAGACCATAAGCAAAGACAGAAAGGCTCGTCCATTATTTTCTTTCACTGCTCTTAATGTTGGCCATGATGACATTGGGCGAAGGACCCAGTCCCTGGATAACGATCTTGCGCATTACGTGGCTACCATGGCAACCGAACAAAATACGCTGACTATTCTCCTTGCAGACCATGGTAACACTTATACCGAGTATACCACATCAATTCTGGAGGGTCGCCTTGAAATGTTTCATCCAAGCCTGTTTATCATTGTACCACAAAAGGTCGCAGCTCTTCTTGGAAAGGAGGCTATGACCGCGCTGGAAGTGAACCAGCGGAGATTGTTGACGATGATCGACTTGCACCATTCTCTATTGCCATTGGCTGGGTCCATATCGAGATTCGTCAAACCCGTAGGAATATTCACTCCGATATCGCTAAATCGAACGTGCAACGATGTCGAATTGAAAACTCCTAACTTTTGTGTATGTGAAGGCTGGGATAGCCCCACCACAAACGATTCTTCAAAAATCGCAATCGTGGAGTTTGCAGTTGGCGAGCTTAACAACATGATACAAACACAGTTTTTACACGGTGCAAACCAGAGAAAAAAGGTACATCCAGTTTTACGCTCTTGTCAAAGACTCCGTGCATCGTGGTTCGCAAACGTGCGCGAACGGATTTCGAAATCAGACGGTGCTCTTATTACAAGTTTAGAAGTCTATTTTACGGCTGGAAACATTGTAAAACACCAAGAAGACGTATTCCATGTAGAGATAAAGTCTAAAGATATGAAGATACAGAATTCACTGGAAATGGAGCTCGTTGATTTTGATAGATTAACATTGTATGGAAAGTACAGAAAATGCGCTGACGTTGGGGTACAACTTCGACTTTGCATATGTTCGGAGAGCAAAGACATTATTGCTCCAACCAGAAGATTGGAAAAGATTCCTTGGAAAGAATACACGACGTTTCTCTCGCAAAATCCAAAAGCCAGTAATATTGGTGAAAGCAAATGCTTGTTTCTAATAAAGCGGATTCACAGTGAAGGACAGAGTATCGCTATAGAAGTTGCTAATAGTTGTAAAGacgatgatttttttttagagaTATCGGCAACCTATGAGAACTTGAGACtttccagaaaacttcctttcaCAATTAGTATACCGGCAGGAAGCATTAAATTCGCATTTTCTGCTCGGGTTGAAACGGATTACTTGAGCACAAACTTAGAAGTCACTGTCATTATTAGGAGCCCGTCAGTTCATTGA